One genomic segment of Canis lupus baileyi chromosome 9, mCanLup2.hap1, whole genome shotgun sequence includes these proteins:
- the LTB4R2 gene encoding leukotriene B4 receptor 2, translating to MLACYRPPGNETLLSWKASRVTGTAFLLLAALVGLPGNGFVVWSLAGWRPARGRPLAATLALHLALADGAVLLLTPLFVAFLAGQAWPLGQAGCKAVYYVCALSMYASVLLTSLLSLQRCLAVTRPFLAPRLRSPALARRLLLAVWLAALLLAAPAAVYRHLWGDRVCQLCHPSPAHAAAHLSLETLTAFVLPFGLVLGCYGLTLARLRGARWGAGRQGSRVGRLVSAIVLAFGLLWAPYHAVNVLQVAAALAPPGGALARLGGAGQAARAGTTALAFFSSSVNPVLYVFTARDLLPRAGPGFLTRLFEGSGDARSGGRSREGTMELRATPRLKVVGQGHRGGGDPGDGMEKDGQRWDP from the coding sequence ATGTTGGCCTGCTATCGGCCCCCGGGGAACGAAACGCTGCTGAGCTGGAAGGCCTCGCGGGTCACCGGCACCGCCTTCCTGCTGCTGGCGGCGCTGGTGGGGCTGCCGGGCAATGGCTTCGTGGTGTGGAGCTTGGCGGGCTGGCGGCCCGCACGGGGGCGACCGCTGGCGGCCACGCTCGCGCTGCACCTGGCGCTGGCCGACGGCGCGGTGCTGCTGCTCACGCCCCTCTTCGTGGCCTTCCTGGCGGGGCAGGCGTGGCCGCTGGGCCAGGCGGGCTGCAAGGCCGTGTACTACGTGTGCGCGCTCAGCATGTACGCCAGCGTCCTGCTCACCAGCCTGCTCAGCCTGCAGCGCTGCCTGGCTGTCACCCGGCCTTTCCTGGCGCCCCGGCTGCGCAGTCCCGCCCTGGCCCGCCGCCTGCTGCTGGCCGTCTGGCTGGCCGCTCTGCTGCTCGCCGCCCCGGCTGCCGTCTACCGCCACCTGTGGGGAGACCGCGTGTGCCAGCTGTGCCACCCGTCGCCCGCCCACGCCGCCGCCCATCTGAGCCTGGAGACCCTGACTGCCTTTGTGCTTCCCTTCGGCCTGGTGCTCGGCTGCTACGGCTTGACACTGGCGCGGCTGCGGGGTGCCCGCTGGGGCGCTGGGCGGCAGGGGTCGCGGGTGGGCCGCCTGGTGAGCGCCATCGTGCTGGCCTTTGGCTTGCTCTGGGCCCCCTACCACGCGGTCAACGTTCTGCAGGTGGCGGCTGCGCTGGCTCCGCCGGGAGGGGCCCTGGCGAGGCTGGGCGGTGCAGGCCAGGCTGCGCGAGCTGGAACCACCGCTCTGGCCTTCTTCAGCTCCAGCGTCAACCCGGTGCTCTACGTCTTCACCGCCAGGGATCTGCTGCCCCGGGCAGGCCCCGGCTTCCTCACGCGGCTCTTTGAGGGCTCAGGAGACGCCCGAAGTGGCGGCCGCTCCAGGGAGGGGACCATGGAGCTCCGAGCTACCCCTCGGCTCAAAGTGGTGGGGCAGGGCCACCGAGGCGGTGGAGACCCCGGGGACGGGATGGAGAAGGACGGTCAGAGATGGGACCCTTGA
- the LTB4R gene encoding leukotriene B4 receptor 1 — protein sequence MFVIPLTIILLSVALAVGLPGNSFVVWSILVKMRKRSVTALLVLNLAVADLAVLLTAPFFLHSVGRGTWVFGLAGCRLFHYVCGVSMYASVLLIAAMSLDRSLAVALPFVSQKFRTKSVVWWVLASIWVMSFLLAIPVIMYRTVLAPNNQSLVCFTKYSSDRLRAFHLLFEALTGFLLPFLVVVASYWDIRRRLQARRFRRSRRTGRLVALIILAFAAFWLPYHVVNLAEAGRALAGQGSGPAGVWLRLARSVFIALAFLSSSVNPVLYACAGGGLLRSAGVGFVAKLLEGTGSEASSTRRGGTLAQTVRGPAAPPEPGTSETLADSTNPLQ from the coding sequence ATGTTCGTCATTCCGTTGACTATCATCCTACTGTCAGTGGCGCTGGCTGTGGGGCTTCCCGGCAACAGCTTTGTGGTGTGGAGCATCCTGGTAAAGATGCGGAAGCGCTCTGTCACTGCCTTGTTGGTGCTGAACCTGGCTGTGGCCGACTTGGCTGTATTGCTCACTGCCCCCTTCTTCCTGCACTCTGTgggccggggcacctgggtgtttggACTGGCTGGCTGCCGTCTGTTTCACTATGTCTGCGGCGTCAGCATGTACGCCAGCGTCCTGCTGATTGCCGCCATGAGTCTGGACCGCTCGTTGGCGGTGGCCCTCCCTTTTGTGTCCCAGAAGTTTCGTACCAAGTCCGTTGTCTGGTGGGTGCTGGCAAGCATCTGGGTGATGTCCTTTCTGCTGGCCATCCCCGTCATCATGTACCGCACGGTGCTGGCACCGAACAACCAGAGCCTGGTGTGCTTCACCAAGTACTCCAGCGACCGACTCAGGGCTTTCCATCTGCTCTTCGAGGCCCTCACCGGCTTCCTGCTGCCCTTCCTGGTGGTGGTGGCCAGCTACTGGGACATCAGGCGCAGGCTGCAGGCCCGCCGCTTCCGCCGCAGCCGCCGCACCGGCCGCCTGGTGGCGCTCATCATCCTGGCCTTCGCCGCCTTCTGGCTGCCCTACCACGTGGTGAACCTGGCCGAGGCGGGCCGGGCGCTGGCGGGCCAGGGCTCGGGGCCAGCGGGCGTGTGGCTGCGCCTGGCCCGCTCCGTGTTCATCGCGCTGGCCTTCCTGAGCAGCAGCGTGAACCCCGTGCTGTACGCGTGCGCGGGCGGCGGCCTGCTGCGCTCCGCGGGCGTGGGCTTCGTCGCCAAGCTGTTGGAGGGCACCGGCTCCGAGGCGTCCAGCACCCGCCGCGGGGGCACCCTGGCCCAGACGGTGAGgggccccgccgcccctcccgAGCCTGGCACCTCCGAGACCCTGGCAGACTCCACCAACCCTCTCCAATGA
- the CIDEB gene encoding lipid transferase CIDEB translates to MEYLSALNPSGLLRSVSNMSSEFGRKVWTSPPPPQRPFRVCDHKRTTRKGLTAATRQELLDKATEALLLSGMLTLVLEEDGTAVESEDFFQLLEDDTCLMVLECGQSWSPSRSGMLSYGLGREKPKHSKDIARITFDVYKQNPRDLFGSLNVKATFYGLYSMSCDFQGLGPKKVLRELLRWTSALLQGLGHMLLGISSSLRHLVEGAEQWHWQRQGRLHPY, encoded by the exons ATGGAGTACCTCTCAGCCCTGAACCCCAGTGGCCTGCTCAG GTCAGTATCCAATATGAGCTCTGAGTTTGGCCGGAAAGTCTGGACTTCACCTCCACCACCCCAGCGACCCTTCCGAGTCTGTGATCACAAGCGGACTACCCGGAAAGGTCTGACAGCTGCCACCCGCCAGGAACTGCTGGACAAG GCAACAGAGGCCCTCCTGCTGAGTGGGATGCTAACATTGGTGCTGGAGGAGGATGGGACCGCTGTGGAGAGTGAGGACTTCTTCCAGCTTTTGGAGGATGACACGTGCCTGATGGTGCTGGAGTGTGGGCAGAGCTGGAGCCCCAGCAGG AGTGGGATGCTGTCATATGGCCTGGGCCGGGAGAAGCCCAAGCACAGCAAAGACATCGCCCGCATCACCTTCGACGTATACAAGCAAAACCCTCGAGACCTCTTTGGCAGCCTCAATGTCAAAGCCACATTCTACGGGCTCTACTCCATGAGTTGTGATTTTCAAGGACTTGGCCCAAAGAAAGTACTCAG GGAGCTCCTCCGCTGGACATCTGCACTGCTGCAAGGCCTAGGCCACATGCTGCTGGGAATTTCCTCCAGCCTTCGCCACCTAGTAGAAGGGGCCGAGCAGTGGCATTGGCAGCGGCAGGGTCGCCTCCATCCCTACTGA